The DNA segment TGGTGTTGATCGCCGCGCCGGGCGCGATCAGCGTCGGCGTGAAGCCGCCGTCCTCACGCGGACCGCGGGAGGAGAACGGCATCATGGCGTACTTCGTCTTCACGACGGAGCCGTAGTTGGCGGCCCAGGTCTCCCTGGAGACGGACGCGCCGACCGAGATGACCTTGTCGGCCAGGGCCGGGTCGCCGATGGTGTTGGCTCCGGGGCCCGAGTTGCCCGCGGAGATCACCAGCTGGACGCCGTAGGTGTCGATGAGGCGGGTGTACAGCTCGGCGCGGGCGTTGTTGCCGTCGTTGAGCGCGGGCAGGCCGCCGATGGACATGTTGACGATGTCGACACCGCGCTCGGTGACGAGGTCGATCATGCCCTCGGTCAGCGCCACGTTGGTGCAGCCGCCGGACCAGGTGCAGGCACGGGAGGAGACGAGCTTCGCGCCGGGCGCCGCGCCGTCCATCCGCCCGCCGAACAGTCCGTTGGCGGCGGTGATGCCGGCGACGTGCGAGCCGTGCGAGCCTTCGATGACACCGATGTTGACGAAGTCGGCCGTCCTGCCGACCCAGTCCCCGCCGTACGGGTCCATCGGGACGTCCTCGCGGATCTCCACGACGAACGGCTGGCGCTCGGCGATGTCGGTGGCCGGGTCGTCGGTGCCGAAGTACCCGATCTGGAAGCCGTCCTCGTAGGGCTTCATCGGGGTGTCGTCGGAGAAGTCCTGGTTGTTGTTCAGGTCGACCCGGACGGTGCCCGCCCCGGCGTCGTACAGCACGCCCCAGGAGTCGGTGGTGTCGCCGTCGCGGTTGGCGTCACCGCCCGCGTCGCCGCCGGTGGTGTACGACTCCAGGAAGGTGCTGACCTGGTACGAACCGGCGGGGGCCTGCCAGGTCCTGCCGTTGTACGTGAAGGTCGGGCCGGAGACCGAGGAGGTCATCGGGCGCCAGGTCCGGTCGCCGTCGACGATCGGGTCGGTCGCCGTCACCCAGTCGACGATCTTGCGTTCGCCGGTGGTGGTCTTCTGCAGCGCGGGGTGGGCCAGGTCCACACCCGAGTCGAGGATGCCGATGGTGACGCCGCGGCCGTCCGCCGTGCGGTTCTTCTTCACGAAGTCGACGGCGCCCGTCTCGAAGGACGGGTTGTACGGGTTCTTCGCGGGAGTCCGCCTGTCGGGGCCCGCGTAGGTCGCGGAGCCGCCCTTGCCCTTGGCCTTGGCGGTGGTGTCCGCGGCCGGGGTCGGGTCGTCGAGAGGGATCTCGTCGCGCAGGTCGATGCCGTGGACGGTGGAGAGCTTGGCGGCGGCGGCGATGGCCGAGTCCGCCCTGGAGGTGGGGACGGTGGCGCGGACGTAGCCGAGCCCGTCGTGGGTCCGGCCGACCGAACCGCCCTTCACCGCGTTCAGCTCCTCGGCGACCTGCTCGGTCCTGCCGGGGGCGGTGGCGATCATCATCGTGATGTTCTTGACGCCGTCGGCCTTGGCCTCGGCGAGGAGGTCCGCGTCGCTCGAACCGAGCTTGTCGTGCGCGGACTTGACGTCACCGTCGACGGGTGCGGCGGTCGGCGCGTCGGCGGCGACCGCCAGGGGTATCGGCCCGACCGCGCAGAGCGCGGCGACGAGGCCGGCGGCCAGGGAGATACGGGCCGCGCGTCTCGCGCCCGACAGCGGTTCGCGCTGGGAGGACTGGGTCATCGGCATCCCTTGTAAGTAAAGGCACCATCGTGGAGCGACCGGAGCCGATCGACCCTGGCCGCGATCGTCCGGAAGTACGATCCCGGACGATCGTTGAGCCTTACGCAAGGGGTGTGTGTTTGGCGAGGGTTGGCTGAACCGAGATGAATGTATGGGGAAAACCCGCGATGCGTTTATGGGGTGTCGGGGGACCGAAGCGGGCAAGTCGCCCGTGTGGTGGGTCTCGTGGGTGCTCGCGGGTCAACGTCCCGGAATGCGGCAGACCCTGAGAGCGGCGGCCCACGCCGTGGTGGTACGCGACGGACGGCTCCTGCTGGCCCGGTCCCCGGTCCCCGGAGGTGCTCCGGAGTGGGTGCTGCCGGGCGGTGGGATGGAGCACGGTGCGGACCCGTACGACACGGTGCGGCGGGAGGCCGAGGAGGAGACCGGGTACCGCGTCGAGGTCACCGGACTGCTCGGCGTGGACTCCGTCCGGCGTGCCTTTCCCCGCCGCCCGCTCCGGCTCCGCCGCGCCGTCGGCCATCAGGCCGTACGACTGGTCTACGAGGGGCGGATCGTCGGCGGCGAGCTGCGCAGCGAGATCGGCGGCTCCACCGAGCTGGCCTCCTGGCACCCCTGGACGCCGTCGCGGACCTCGTCGGGGTCGGCTTGATCGACACCGGGCTGCGGCTGTGGCGGGAGCGCCCGGCGACGGGACGGGTGGGACAGGTGGAAGGCTGACGGGTGGAGCGCGCGAACCTCGGGGCCTCGTACGCCAATGGGAAGCGACGCCCGTCATGTGAAGTTGTGGCGTCCCTGGGGTTCCCCGTGAAGTGAACGCGGCGTGACCGGTCCCGGGCCGGTGCGGAAGCGGGGGCCGACGGCCCGGGTGGTCCAAGATCCACGTACGGCGATCGGTGTCGCGCGTTGCCGCCGCGTTCACACGCAGGCCATTCGCGCTGCCAAGCATCCAGTACGAGCGGGACGTCCACCCGGCGAACCACCGGCGAGCGCCCCGCGGTCACTGCCGATGCGTTCGCACCCGGGGAGACAAGCGCCATGTCGCGCATACGCCCAGTAGCCGGCTCCACCGCACTCCACCGCCGTTCCCTCCTCACCGCCACCGGCGCCCTCGCCCTCTCCGTCGGCACCGGATACGCCCTGCTGCCCGGCGACGACCAGGCCGTGGCCGCCGGCCGTGCCGACGACGCCGCGGACGAGGCCGTACCGGCCTCCTCCCGGCAGGCGCCGGCCGCCCCGCTCACCCCGTACACGCGCGGCACCACCGTCGCCGGGGTGTCCGCACCGCGCGGCGGCGGTGGTGCCGGCTACCGGCGCCTCGACGAGGGGCCCGGCTGGAGGCGGGTGGTACGCGGCGAGCTGGCCGGTGCCCGCTCCGGCCGGGATGACCGCCGCGCCACGCTGGCCGCCTTCGTGCAGCTCACCGACCTGCATGTGATCGACGCGCAGCATCCGCTGCGCCTGGAGTACCTGCGCTCCGCCGATGTGCACGCCTGGCGGCCCCACGAGGCGCTCACCGTGCACGGCGCCGTCTCCCTCGTCGAGCGGATCAACTCCCTGCGCGGCGCCCCCGTCACCGGCTCCCCGCTGCACTTCGCGATGACCACCGGCGACAACACCGACAACAACACCCGCTCCGAACTGGACTGGTACCTGACCGCGCTCAGCGGCGGTCGCATCACCCCCAACAGCGGGGACCCGCGCCAGTACGAGGGCGTCCAGAGCAGCGGTCTGCGCCAGTACTGGCAGCCGGACGCCACCACCCGCGACGCCGACAAGCAACTCGGCTTCCCGCACCTCGACGGCTTCCTCGCCGCGGCCGTCCGCGAGGTGAACAGCCCCGGCCTCAACCTCCCCTGGTACTCCACCGTCGGCAACCACGACACGATGCCGCTCGGCTGCTACGCCTCCCACGGCGACCCGTACCTCACCGAGCTCGCCGTCGGCGGACGCAAGCTGATGGAGCTCGGGGCGGCCGAGGCGAAGAAGCTCCGGCGGACCATCAAGAAGGCCACCGACCCGCGGGGCGTCCAGTACGGCGCGTTCCTCAGGTCCCGGGCCCGCGCCATGCGGCCGGTGACCCCCGACGAGGCGCGCGCCCCCTTCACGCCCGCCGAGTACGTCGAGGCCCACCTCGCCCCCTCGTACCGCGGGTTCGGGCCGGTGGGGCACGGCTACTCCGCCGCCAACCTCGACGCGGGCACCCAGTACTACTCGTTCCGCGTCTCCGAGGACGTCATCGGCATCAGCCTCGACACCACCGACCCGGGCGGCCACTACACGGGCTCCCTCGGCACCGCCCAACTGCGTTGGCTGGAAAGAACACTGCGCACCAACAGGGGTGCCCGCGCGATCGTCTTCAGCCACCACACCAGCAAGTCGATGACGAACACGCACCGCGACCCGGCCCGCCCCGACGAGCGGCGCCACGACGGCGCGGAACTCGTCGAACTCCTCGGCGGCCACCCCAACGTGGTGGCCTGGGTCAACGGCCACATCCACCGCAACGCCGTCACCCCGCACACCGGCTCGGCCGGCTCCTTCTGGGAGATCTCCACCGCCTCCCACGTCGACTTCCCCCAACTCGCCCGCGTCATCGAGCTGGTGGACAACAAGGACGGCACCCTGTCCCTGTTCACCACCCTGGTCGAGTCCGCGGCCCCGGCCCGCACGGACTACAGCGACCTCACCCAGACCGGTCTCGCCGCCCTCTACCGCGAACTGTCCTGCAACGCCCCCGGCGCCCGCACCGACCTCGGCGGCACCCCCCAGGACCGCAACACGGAACTCCTGCTCAAGGCGTAGGGCCAAGGCGCGGCGGGGTGCGTCGGGGCGAACGGCCCGGGGCTGTGTCCCGGGACCGGTTCAGCGAGGCAGGACCACGACGTGGGCCGCGGGTTCGCGGTCGTCCGCCGCCGTCAGGGCCGTACGGATCACCGCCGCCTGTTGCTCCGCCGCGTCCCGCAGCCTGTGCGGGGCGACCCGCACGACCGTGATGCCGAGCCGCTCCAGGTACTCCCGCCCGCGGGCGTACTCGGACCGCAGGACGTCGTCGTCCGGACGTTCCTCCCGGCGGATGTCCAGGTGGAGTGCCACGGCCTGCTGCGGCCAGTACGCGTCCAGGCCGCCGAGGTGGGGGCCGCCCGGCAGGCGCAGGTCGACGTTCCACAGCGGGTCGGGCAGGCCGTACTCGCGCACCATCCGGTACAGGCGGTCCTCCGCGTGCGCGCGGCCCTCGGCCACCAGGGAGTTCACCGCGTCCTCCACGTGCGGCCGGTTCAGCAGCTTCGCGGCGGTCAGCTCCCCTACCAGCGCGGCCGCGTCGCAGTGGCCGCCGACCACCGCCTCCGCGAGCAGCCTGCGCGCCGTGCCCGTGTCGTCCAGGCCCGCCACCGCGTCGGCCAGTGCCCGCGGGACAGGCGCCACCGGTACGCCCGCCACCCGCTCGGGGGCCGGCAGCACCGGGGCGCGGACGATGCGCACGCAGCCCGTGGAGCGCAGCCGGCGCAGCCGCGGGACCAGTACGTCGAAGGTGTCCAGGGAGGGCAGCGGGGGAGCGGAGGAGAAGCCGTGCAGGGTCAGCGCGGCAAGACCGGTGATCATCGCGTCCTCGTAGTGGGGCGCCGTCGAGTCGGCCGGGCCGGGCTGGACGGGGACGCGCCCGGACCGGGCGGACGGCCGCTCCCGGGTCGTGTACAGCAGCACCGCGTGCAGCCGCTCCTCACTGGTCGGCGGACCGGGGTGGAGCAGGAGGACGCCGGGCAGGAGCCGCTGCCAGGGTCCGCCGGGACGGCACTGGTCGTCGGCCTTCGCGGCCGAGACGCCGTACGCGCGGAGACGGGCGGTCGTGAGCACGCGCCGCGGCCCGGCGTCGAGATGGCGCAGAGGACGGGGGGAGAGCGGGGAATCGTGGTTCATGTCCGGCAATTTCCCGCGCCGGATCGGCTCCCGAACCTTTGTTACGCGCCCGTCGACAATTCGGCACAAGCCTGCCCCGGGGGAAGCGTGTTCGGATGTCGAAAACCCCTGGTCCATTCGGGTGGGGCCAGGGGTTACGGCTGTTATTGACCGAATTCCGTAACGGTCACCCCGCCGCCGCGTCGCACGCCTGGCCGCGCAGCGCACGGGCCAGGTCGTCCCGGGCCTCCAGCACCAGACGGCGCAGAGCCGGGGGCGCGTCCTCGTGGGCCGCGAGCCACGCGTCCGTCGCGTCCAGCGTCCCGGGCGAGTCCAGCAGTTCGGGGAACAGACCCCGTACCACGTGCATGCCGATCTGGATCGACCGTTCCTCCCACACCCGTTCGATCACCGCGAAGTACTTCTCCGCGTACGGGGCGAGCAGCTCCCGCTGCGAGGGCTGGGCGAAACCGGCGATGGTCGCCTCCACCAGCGCGTTGGACAGCTCCTGCGACTCCACGACCCGGTCCCAGCCCGCCGCCTTGACCTCCGCCGACGGGCGGGCGGCCAGGCAGCGGACCTGGTGGCGCCTGCCGGAGGCGGTGTCGTCCCGGGCCAGCTCCTCGGCCAGCGCCTTCTCGTCGGCGAGCCCGTGCGCGGCCAGCGGCTCCAGGAACGCCCAGCGCAGCTCCTGGTCGATGTCGAGCCCTTCGACCGTCACCGTGCCCGACAGCAGCTCCCGGAGCAGCTGGAAGTCGCCCGGCGCACCGGCCGACCGGGCGAAGAAGCGGGCCCAGGCCAGCTGCTGCTCGCTGCCCGGCGCGGCGGCCTCCAGCTCGCGCCGGGCTCCCTCGGCGAGCAGCCGGCCGCCGGTCTC comes from the Streptomyces sp. KMM 9044 genome and includes:
- a CDS encoding S8 family serine peptidase: MTQSSQREPLSGARRAARISLAAGLVAALCAVGPIPLAVAADAPTAAPVDGDVKSAHDKLGSSDADLLAEAKADGVKNITMMIATAPGRTEQVAEELNAVKGGSVGRTHDGLGYVRATVPTSRADSAIAAAAKLSTVHGIDLRDEIPLDDPTPAADTTAKAKGKGGSATYAGPDRRTPAKNPYNPSFETGAVDFVKKNRTADGRGVTIGILDSGVDLAHPALQKTTTGERKIVDWVTATDPIVDGDRTWRPMTSSVSGPTFTYNGRTWQAPAGSYQVSTFLESYTTGGDAGGDANRDGDTTDSWGVLYDAGAGTVRVDLNNNQDFSDDTPMKPYEDGFQIGYFGTDDPATDIAERQPFVVEIREDVPMDPYGGDWVGRTADFVNIGVIEGSHGSHVAGITAANGLFGGRMDGAAPGAKLVSSRACTWSGGCTNVALTEGMIDLVTERGVDIVNMSIGGLPALNDGNNARAELYTRLIDTYGVQLVISAGNSGPGANTIGDPALADKVISVGASVSRETWAANYGSVVKTKYAMMPFSSRGPREDGGFTPTLIAPGAAINTIQTWAAGQPVAEAGYSLPAGYGMLQGTSMASPQAAGSAALLLSAAKQKRIDLTPAKLRTALTSTARHVKGLQAYEEGAGLIDVEEAWDSIRGGATAHEYSVKAPVDTAIEQFLETPGFGTGLYDREGGLKAGQKKTYDITVTRTSGPDRAIRHELDLENNTDRAFRIVGDDDVRLPLNEPVTVKVQASPRSAGLTSAILEVDDPRTEGVDRQILSTVVVSAPLAHTFSASGTAQRNASTSYFVTVPEGAKTLEIAMSGLKATSQTRFVALHPYGVPADPTSTVNCYPNYSNPANTCRPDLRSYANPQPGVWEIEVEARRTSPLLKNPYKLDVAVLGAVFDPETVTVPEARVGTPADVSWNVTNEAADLDGKLAGGPLGSALSNRPAIGTGDVRTTTVEVPEGAASLDVVIGNVSDASADLDLAVYDAAGSLVGQSADGDSEESVSVADPAAGTYTVEVVGYSVPAGSTDYDYRDVFFSATLGEVTVDGSTPVRIGTGESATVSGTVTAAAAAPEGREFFGQVQLVNARGTVAGTGSVTIEKVVP
- a CDS encoding TIGR03767 family metallophosphoesterase translates to MSRIRPVAGSTALHRRSLLTATGALALSVGTGYALLPGDDQAVAAGRADDAADEAVPASSRQAPAAPLTPYTRGTTVAGVSAPRGGGGAGYRRLDEGPGWRRVVRGELAGARSGRDDRRATLAAFVQLTDLHVIDAQHPLRLEYLRSADVHAWRPHEALTVHGAVSLVERINSLRGAPVTGSPLHFAMTTGDNTDNNTRSELDWYLTALSGGRITPNSGDPRQYEGVQSSGLRQYWQPDATTRDADKQLGFPHLDGFLAAAVREVNSPGLNLPWYSTVGNHDTMPLGCYASHGDPYLTELAVGGRKLMELGAAEAKKLRRTIKKATDPRGVQYGAFLRSRARAMRPVTPDEARAPFTPAEYVEAHLAPSYRGFGPVGHGYSAANLDAGTQYYSFRVSEDVIGISLDTTDPGGHYTGSLGTAQLRWLERTLRTNRGARAIVFSHHTSKSMTNTHRDPARPDERRHDGAELVELLGGHPNVVAWVNGHIHRNAVTPHTGSAGSFWEISTASHVDFPQLARVIELVDNKDGTLSLFTTLVESAAPARTDYSDLTQTGLAALYRELSCNAPGARTDLGGTPQDRNTELLLKA